In the genome of Streptomyces sp. Q6, the window CCACCCGCTCGTGCTCCACCTCGGCGGCGCCGTGCTCCGCGGCCGCCTTCGCCTCGATCAGCTCCGGCAGATACCCGGGCGCGACATCGCCCGACTCGCCCAGCAGCGTGGGCAGATGAGCCTGCACCTCGCCGCTGCGCATCAGATGGATCCCGGTGAGCAGCACGCGGAAGGTGTACAGGAGCGGCTTGAGCTCACGCGTCCGCTCGTACAGCCGCCACTGCGTCCCGGCGAACCCGCGGTAGTGGTGGGCGTGGTGCCGCGTGAGGACACCGGGCGCGAGGGCGGTCAGCTCGGCGTGCGCGTCCGTGCTGTGCACGACGAGCGGGGACAGCAGTTGTTCCAGGACGTATCCGTTGCGCCGCAGCATGAGGCGGACGAACTTCCGGAGGTCGTGCGTGACGAGGTCGAGCTCGACCCCGTCCGTCTCCCACATCCGCGACCGCGTCTCCCGCGGTTCGCGCAGCCCCACGAGCGCCGCGGCGGGCAGCAGGTGGACGCCGCGCAGATCGACGTCGGAGTCGCGGGACGGAAAGCCGTACAGGTGCGCGCCGGAGACGGTGGCGAACAGGAGCGGGTCGGGTTCGGCGGCCACGACGGACGTCAGGTCCACGGTGACAGGCAGCCCGGCGTCGGCGATCAGCATGCCCCCATGCTCGCCGAACACCGCGCCGCGCCCCACCGAATTACCGTCCGGCCGTGTCCCACTGCGCACCGAACCCGAGCAGTTCGTCCCGGTGCTCGACGCGCTCCACCCACGCGGCCGGCCAGGCGTCCGCCCCGAGCCGTGCCCCCGCGAACGCCCCGGCCAGGCACGCGATCGAGTCGGAGTCGCCGGAGGTGCAGGCGGCCCGGCGCAGCGCGAGGAGCGGCTCGTCGACGAAGAGGAGGAAGCACAACAGGCCGGTGGCGAGGGCCTCTTCGGCGATCCAGCCCTCACCGGTGGCGAGGCAGGGGTCGACCTCCGGGTTGATGTGGCGCAGGGCTGCCTCCAGGCGTTCGAGGACCTCGAGGCAGTCGTCCCAGCCGCGCGCGATGAAGTGCTCGGGGCTCGGGTCCTGGGACCGCCGCCACAGGTCACCGAGCCAGTGCTCGCGGTACAGGGTGCGGCTCTCCAGCGCGTACGACCGCAGCTGTCCCACGAGTCCGGTCGGCTCGGTGCCTCGCGCGAGGAGATGCACGGCCCGCGCCGTGAGGTCGCTCGCCGCGAGCCCTGTGGGGTGCCCGTGGGTGAGCGCGGCCTGCAACTGCGCGGCCCCCGACCGCTGTTCCTCGGTCAGACCGGGCACGAGCCCGAGCGGCGCGACCCGCATGTTGGCGCCGCAGCCCTTGGAGTGGATCTGGCTGGCGTCCTGCCAGGGGCGGTCGCTGTCGAGCCGCTGGCAGGCGACCAGGCAGGTGCGCCCGGGTGCCCGGTTGTTCTCCGGCGAGTGGAACCAGTCGACGAACTCCTCGCGCAGCGGCCGCTCGAACCGCTTCGGCCCGAGCGACCCGCGCTCCATGCCGGTGCGCAGCCCCCGCGCCACGGCGAGCGTCATCTGGGTGTCGTCGGTGATGTACGCGACGGGGCCGGGCAGTTCCATCTCCCGCCAGGGGCCGCACTTGGCGAGGATCGACGGTACGTCGTTGAACTCCGTCGGGAATCCGAGCGCGTCCCCGAGGGCGAGTCCGAGCAGCGCTCCGGTGGCGGCGGTCTTCGTCATGGACGGGTCCCTTCCGAGGGTTCGGGTGCGGGCCGCAGCAGCGGCGGGTGGAGCGAGACGGCGCCGCCGGCCCGGTACAGCGCCGCGGGCTTCCCGCGGCCTCCGGTCAGCCGGGACGCGCCGGGGATCTGCTCGACGAATCCGGGCGTCGCGAGCACCTTGCGGCGGAAGTTCGCGGGGTCGAGCTCGGTCCCCCACACGACCTCGTAGACCTGCCGCAGCTCGCCGAGCGTGAACTCGGGCGGGCAGAACGCGGTGGCGAGGCAGGTGTACTCGAGCTTGCCGCCGACCCGGTCGTGGGCGTCGGAGAGGATCCGGTCGTGGTCGAAGGCGAGCGGCCCGTACGCCGTCGATCCGTACGGCAGCCAGGCGGCCCGCGCCGCGTCGCTGCCGCCGCTGACCTCGGGCGGATCGGGCACCAGCGCGGCGAACGCCACGGAGACGACCCGCATCCGCGGGTCGCGGTCCGGTTCGCTGTACGTGCGCAGCTGCTCCAGGTGCAGCCGTCCGTCGACGTCACCGAACCCGGTCTCCTCGGCGAGCTCCCGCCGCGCCGCCGTCTCGGCCGCCTCGTCGGGCTGCACGAAGCCGCCGGGCAGTGCCCAGCGGCCGGCGTACGGCTCCTGTCCGCGCTCGACGAGCAGGACGCGCAGGGCGCCCGCGCGGACGGTGAACACGGCGAGGTCGACGGTGACGGCGAAGGGCTCGTAGGCGTGCTTGTCGTATCCCTGCATGACCGACCCCTCTCTTTAGCGTCTAGTTGACTATAAAGAGGGGGGCGGGCTCACGCAAGGGGCATGCCACTGGGCGCACGAGGTCCTGGAGGTCCAGCCCTCCCGCACCGACCGGCGGGACACGGCGCCGAAAAGGGAATCGGCCGACCCCCGGATCTCTCCGGGAGCCGGCCGACCGGCACGACCTTCGCGACCTAGAGGTCGACTTCCTTCATCAGCATGCCGACCTCGGTGTTCGACAGACGCCGCAGCCAGCCCGACTTCTGGTCGCCGAGCGTGATCGGCCCGAAGGCGACGCGGACCAGCTTGTCGACGGGGAACCCGGCCTCGGCGAGCATCCGCCGCACGATGTGCTTGCGGCCCTCGTGCAGGGTCACCTCGACGAGGTAGTTCTTGCCGGTCTGCTCGACGACGCGGAAGTGGTCCGCCTTCGCGTACCCGTCCTCCAGCTGGATGCCGTCCTTGAGCTGCTTGCCCAGGTCACGCGGGATCGGGCCCACGATGTGCGCGAGGTAGACCTTCTTCACGCCGTACTTGGGGTGGGTCAGGCGATGCGCCAGCTCACCGTGGTTCGTCAGCAGGATGACACCCTCGGTCTCGGTGTCGAGCCGCCCGACGTGGAACAGCCGCGTCTCGCGGTTGTTCGTGTAGTCCCCGAGGCACTGCCGTCCTTCGTTGTCCTCCATGGTGGAGACGACGCCGGCCGGCTTGTTCAGGACGAAGAACTGGTACGACTGGGTGGCCACGGTCAGGCCGTCGACCTTGATGACGTCCTTCTCCGTGTCGACGCGCATGCCCTGCTCGAGGACGATCTCGCCGTTGACCTCGACGCGGGCCTGCTCGACCAGCTCCTCACAGGCGCGGCGCGAGCCGTAACCGGCACGGGCCAGCACCTTCTGAAGGCGCTCGCCCTCCTGCTCGGCGCCGGGGAAGGTCTTGGGGAGGTTCAGCTTCGCCTTGCCCGCGTACCGCTCGCGGTTGCGCTCCTCGGCCCGCGCCTCGTACTCGCGCGAGGTCGCCGGAACCCAGCGCCCACGGGTCTGCGAGGACTGCTGCCCCCGCTTGGGGCCGCCCTTGGCGCCACCGCGCGCCGAGGCGCCGCGGCCCGTCTTCGGGCCGGCCTGGGTGGCGTCGGGGCCCACGTCGTAACGCCGCTCCTCGGGACGCGGCCTCTTCGGACGGCTCGCGCCGCCCTGCTTGTCGTCGCGCTGCTTGTCGTCGCGGGCGTTGCCGGCGCCACGGGGGTTGCCCCGGCCGCCGCCACTCCCGCCGCGGCCGCCGCTGTTGCCACCACGGCTCCCGCCGTTGTTTCCGCTGCTGTTCCTGCCGCTACTGCTTCGCATCAAATTTCCGTTAGTCGTCTGCGTCGTCTGAACCCGGCGCATCGGGTGCGTCCGGGTCGAACGACGGAACCCCTTCCAGCGTGTCCGCCTCGATCGCGTCCGCCTCGGGGAGGAAGGGCGCGAGCTCCGGCAGCTCGTCCAGACCGCGCAGGCCCATCCGCTCCAGGAAGTAGTTCGTCGTCCTGTACAGGATCGCACCTGTTTCGGGTTCCGCGCCCGCCTCCTGCACCAGACCCCTCTGGAGCAGGGTCCGCATGACCCCGTCACAGTTGACTCCGCGCACGGCGGAGACCCGGGAACGGCTGACAGGCTGGCGGTACGCGACCACGGCCAGCGTCTCCAGAGCGGCCTGTGTGAGCCGGGCCACCTGCCCGTCGAGCACGAAGCCCTCGACGGCCGCGGCGTACTCCGGCCGGGTGTAGAACCGCCAGCCGCCCGCCACGAGCCGCAGCTCGAAGCCGCGGCCCTGCACCGTGTACTCGTCGGCCAGGGCCCGCAGCGCGTCGGCCACGGCCCTTCTCGGCCGTTGCAGGATCTTGGCGAGGTGCTCCTCGGTGGCGGGTTCGTCCACGACCATCAGCACGGCTTCGAGAGCGGGCTTGAGATCGAGCCCCGCGACGTCGCTCCCCGGCTCGGCCTGCACGGTCATGACGCACTCTCCTTCTGCTCGGTCTCCGGCTCGGGCGCCCGGTCGAACTCGTCCGTCACCACGGGCTCCGCCGCGTCCTCGCCGCCGGTCCAGCGCACGAGCAGCTCCCCGAGGGCGGTCTCCTGCTCCAGGCCGACGGCCTTCTCCCGGTACAGCTCCAGGAGCGCGAGGAACCGCGCGACGACGGTGAGGGTGTCCCCGGTGTCGGCGACGAGGTCCTGGAAGCTCGCCTCGCCCAGCTCGCGCAGCCGCGCCACGACGATCCCGGCCTGTTCCTGCACGCTCACCAGCGGCGCGTGGATGTGGTCGACGTACACCTGCGGCTTGGGCTTCGGCTGCATCGCCTTCACGGCGAGCTCGGCGAACCCCTCGGCCCCGATGCTGATGACGACGTCGGGCAGCAGGTCGGCGTGGTGGGGTTCGAGCCCCACGGTGCGCGGGTACCGCCGCGACTCGTCGTCGAGCCGCCCGCTGAAGATGTCGGCGATCCGTTTGTACGCGCGGTACTGGAGCAGCCGGGCGAACAGCAGGTCCCTGGCTTCCAGGAGCGCGAGGTCGGCCTCGTCCTCCACCTCGGCGGCGGGCAGCAGCCGCGCGGCCTTGAGGTCGAGCAGGGTGGCGGCGACGACCAGGAACTCGGTCGTCTGGTCCAGGTCCCAGTCCGGCCCCATGGCCCGGATGTGGGCCATGAACTCGTCGGTCACCTTCGACAGCGCGACCTCGGTGACATCGAGCTTGTGCTTCGAGATCAGCTGGAGCAGCAGGTCGAAGGGGCCCTCGAAGTTCGCGAGACGGACCGTGAACGTCCCGTCGTCGACGGCCTCGGCCGTGCCGTCGGGTTCCGGGGCCACCTCGGCCCCGGGCGCCTGATCGGCCGGCCCGGGGGCGGGCTCCGGCTCCTTCGTGGCGGCCGGCACGCCCCGCCCCAGGGCGCGTCGGCGCGCACCCCGGCCAGGCACAGAAGAGGGCGAATCGTTCACAGGCACAATGCCGGAGGCTACCGCCCGCGCAGCCGTCGTACGAGAATGCTCGCGTCCCCGCGGGACTCCAGATCGGCCAGGACCACGGCGACCGCCTCGCGCACGATGCGGCCGCGGTCGACGGCGAGCCCGTGCTCACCGCGGAGCACCAGACGCGCGTGTTCGAGGTCCATCAGTTCCTCGGCGGAGACGTACACGGTGATCTTCTCGTCGTGCCGCTCACGGCCGCTGGGGCGCCGGTTGGCGGCACGGGAGCGGCGCCGGGCGGCAGCCGTGCCCCGGCCGCTGCCAGAACCTTCCTGCGCGCGCCTGGCGGACTTCTCCGCGGCCTCCGTCGTGGCTCCCCGGCTGCGCGATCCCGCGTCCGACTCCGCCTCGGCGGTGGTGTGTTCGGCGGACGGGGCGTCCGCGTCACCGTCCTCACCGGCGCCGGAGGCCGCAGGCGAGGCGGCGGCCGCCTCGTCGCTCTCCCCGGCGGGGTTCGGCACCCGCGCCTCACCGTTCGCGGGACGCCGCGGCGACGACGACTGAAGTGCCATGCCCCCGGTCGTACGGAACAGTTCGTCGGCCCCCGGCAGACTCACTCGGCGTGACACCGGGCGAGCACCTCCCTGGCGAGCTGGCGATAGGCGGCGGCGCCGACGGAGTTGGACGCGTACGTGGTGATCGGCTCACCGGCGACCGTGGTCTCCGGGAAGCGCACGGTCCGGCCGATCACCGTGTGGTAGACGTGATCGTCGAACGCCTCGACCACGCGCGCCAGCACCTCACGGCTGTGCACGGTCCGCGAGTCGTACATCGTCGCGAGGATGCCGTCGAGTTCGAGCTCCGGGTTCAGGCGCTCCTGGACCTTCTCGATGGTCTCGGTCAGCAGGGCCACACCGCGCAGCGCGAAGAACTCGCACTCCAGCGGCACGATCACCTTGTGAGCGGCCGTCAGGGCGTTCACGGTGAGCAGGCCGAGGGAGGGCTGGCAGTCGATCACGATGTAGTCGTAGTCGGCCATCAGCGGCTTCAACGCCCGCTGCAACGTGGACTCGCGGGCGACCTCGCTGACCAACTGCACCTCGGCAGCGGACAGGTCGATGTTGCTCGGGAGCAGGTCCATGTTCGGGACGGCGGTCTTCAGGAGCACCTCGTCCGCGGACATCCCCCGCTCCATGAGCAGGTTGTAGACCGTGAGGTCGAGCTCCATCGGGTTCACGCCGAGGCCGACCGACAGGGCTCCCTGCGGGTCGAAGTCGACGAGCAGGACCCGGCGACCGTACTCGGCGAGTGCGGCACCCAGGTTGATGGTCGACGTGGTCTTGCCGACGCCGCCCTTCTGGTTGCACATCGCGATGATCTTCGCGGGACCGTGGTCGGTCAGTGGGCCTGGGATCGGGAAGTACGGCAGTGGACGCCCGGTCGGACCGACGCGCTCGCGGCGCTGACGGGCAGCGTCCGGGGCGAGCGTGGCCGCGTACTCGGGGTCGGGCTCGTATTCGGCGTCGGGGTCGTAGAAGTGTCCCTCGGGGGACAGTTCGTCGTAGTCGGCGAAGTGGCTGTGTGTGTCGCCACTTCGGTCGCCGGCCATGGCGTTCACGTGATGGCCATCCATGCTCTGGTGTGCTGTCTGCGTCGGCGTCTTCTGGGAGGCGCTCTGGTAGCCGCTCTGGTGGGCCGCGAAGGTACGCACAGCTACGGAGCCGACAGCTTGAAGCCCCGCGGGAACCTGTCCGCCTGGCTGGCCACCTCCGGGAGTAAATGTCGACTCATTCACAAGTCGTCTTACCTCCTTGGATGTGACCAGGAACATTTATCGATAGGTCAGCGTGGCACCATGCCGACGGTTGGCGACTCTATGGCGTGTCACCGCTCCGCAGCAACACAATCCGCCGGACCCGGCACGATGTGTCGGTAACGGAACACCCTCATGTCAAGGGCGTACGACGGCTCTTCGGTGCGTTTCGCGGCTGCGCGAATCGGTTAAAGGGTTACGTTCACGGCGAGTTGACCATGTCCGTACCCATGCACTTACGGCCGGACCCCTCGCAAGGTCCGGCCGTAGGCGTGAGATTGACGACTTCGGTTGACGTCAGCCGAGCAGCGTCTCGAGCTCCAGGTGCTCCAGACCGTGCGCTTCGGCGACCTCCTTGTAAACCACCTTGCCGTCATGGGTGTTGAGTCCCAGGGCCAGCGCGGGGTCGCGGCGCAGGGCCTCGACCCAGCCACGGTTGGCCAGTTCCACGATGTACGGGAGCGTGGCGTTGGTCAGCGCGTACGTCGACGTGTTGGGCACCGCGCCGGGCATGTTGGCGACGCAGTAGAAGACCGAGTTGTGGACCGGGAAGGTCGGCTCGGCGTGCGTCGTCGGGTGCGAGTCCTCGAAGCAGCCGCCCTGGTCGATCGCGATGTCGACAAGGACACTTCCCGGCTTCATACGCGACACGAGCTCGTTGGTGACGAGCTTCGGAGCCTTGGCGCCGGGGATCAGGACCGCGCCGATGACGAGGTCGGCGTCGAGGCAGGCCTTCTCGAGTTCGAAGGAGTTCGAGATGACCGTCTGGATCTTCGTACCGAAGATCTTGTCGGCTTCCTTGAGCTTGTTGATGTCGCGGTCGAGCAGGGTCACGTGGAAGCCCATGCCGATGGCGATCTGCGCGGCGTTCCAGCCGGAGACGCCGCCGCCGATGACGACCGCCTTGCCGGCGTGCACGCCGGGGACACCGCCCGGAAGGACACCGCGACCGCCGTTGGCGGCCATCAGGTGGTAGGCGCCGACCTGCGGGGCCAGACGGCCCGCGACCTCGGACATCGGGGCGAGCAGCGGCAGCTGGCGGTTGGCGGTCTCGACCGTCTCGTACGCGATGGCGGTCGTGCCCGACTCCAGGAGCGCGTCCGTGCACTCCTTGGAGGCCGCGAGGTGCAGGTACGTGAAGAGCGTCTGGTCCTTGCGGAGGCGGTGGTACTCCTCGGCGATCGGCTCCTTGACCTTCAGGAGCAGGTCGGCGGTCGCCCAGACCTCGTCGGCGGTGGCGAGGATCCGCGCACCGGCGCCGACGTACTCCTCGTCCGTGATCGAGGAGCCCACACCGGCGTTCTGCTCGATGAAGACCTGGTGGCCGTGGCGCACCAGCTCATGCACACCGGCGGGGGTGATGGCCACCCGGAACTCGTTGTTCTTGACCTCGCGGGGGATGCCGACCTTCATCGTCGATCACGGTCCTTGGCTCAGGGGATATCTCGGTCAATGCACTGCATACCAGTGCGCCGACGGACACACCGGGAGACACCGCGAATCAACGCGGCGGAGCCAGTCTAATGAAGGTTGTCGAGCTGTCTAGCCTTTCGATGCATCAATCTTTCGCGGATGCACTACGGATTTCGTAGGCGTTAGAGGCTTGTTCCGAAGGGTTTGCCGCCGCGGCAGGGTTTCCGGGTCCTCCCGTGAGCTCCTCTCCCAGCATGCGCTCGGCCGCACCGCGGTGCAGCTTGGCCGCGGCCGGGTCGCCGAGCCGTTCGAGGGTGTCCGCGAGCCGCAGCTGGAGCGCCGCCTGGAGCCGTACGTCCTTGGCCTGCCGCGCCCACTCGACGGCCTCCTGGCAGGTGTGCAGCGACTCCTCGGGCCGCCCCGCGTACTCCTGGACCCGCGCCAGTTCGCTCAACGCCCGTGCCTGGGCGGTGACATCGCCCTCCTTGCGGTACCCGGCGACGGCCGAGCGCCAGCCGCGCATCGCCTCGCCGTAGCGCCCCGCGTACGTGTGCACGGCGGCGATCCGCCCGTGCAGCCGCGCGGCGTCGGCCCGCTCGCCGCGCGTGAGCCGCTGCGACAGCGCCCGCCCGAACCAGTCGGCGGCCCGCTGCCAGTCCCCCAGCTCCTGGTACGCGCCTCCTACGGATTCCATCGCGCGGCCGGTCGCGTACGGGTCCTGCGCGGCCCGTCCGGCGTCCAGCGCGGCCCGGTAGCGGGCGAGCGCCTCCTGGGTGCGGCCGGTCTGCGCGTCGAGATCGGCGAGGTTGAGCAGCGCGGCGGCCTTCTCCCGCGGCAGGTCGCGCCGCTCGGCCACGTCGAGCACGAGCCGGTGGATCCCGTACAGCTCGGGCGCCGCCGCCTCGGTGCCCCGGTGCGCGACCATCGCCCGCACGAGGGCGGCCATCAGCCGGCGCGCCAGCGTGTCCAGCTCCCCGTCGGCGACGGCCAGCCGGGCCGCCGCGAGCAGCGCGGGCTGCCGTACGCGCAGCCACTCGGCGGCCGCCTCCGGGTCCGCGAACCGCAGGGCGCTGGGCAGTCCCGCGAGCTTCTTGCGGCCCGGGGACCCGTCGGGCTCGGTGACCGCGCGGCAGGACGTGAGCAGCCGTACGGTCCGCTCCAGCATCCGGGCGCGGGCCAGCTGCACCTCGCCGGGCCGGTCCTGCGTCTCGGTGAGCCCGCGCAGCAGCGGCACCAGGCAGCCCGGCACCTCGTACTGCGGCAGCTCGGAGTCGACGGGCCGGACGAGGCCGAGCTCCACGAAGTCGTCGAGCGTGGTCCGGGCGGCGGACACGGAGCAGCCGGCGAGCGCGGAGGCCGTGTGCGGGTCGACGTACCCCTCGGGCGCGAGCGACAGGTAACGCAGTATCCGCGCGGCGGGCCCGGCCAGCGAGGCGTAGGCGTGCCGGAAGACGCGGGCGAGCGCGGGCCCCTCGCCGTCCTGGGCGTGCAGCTGCTTGGCCAGGTCGGCGACGGACTCCTTGGGCCGTACGGCGAGCCAGCCGCCGGCGATCTCCAGCGCGGCCGGCTCCGCGCCGCACAGCTCGACGAGGGACTCGGCGGAGCGCGGGTCGCAGGTGACGCGGACGGACCCGGTGTGCCTGGTCAACAGGTCGAGGGCGGACTTGGTGTCGAGTCCGCCGAGCGTGCAGGGCCGCACGTCGGGGATCCCGGTCAGCGGCCCTTCGGCCACGGCGACGACGAGGCAGTCCGCGGTCTCGGGCAGCAGCGGGTCGACCTGCTCGGCGTCCCCCGCGTCGTCGAGCAGCAGCACGACCCGCCGCACGGAGAGCCCTTCGCGCAGCCGCTCGGTGAGGTCGTCGGCGGACTCGCCGGGAGGTGCGGGCAGTTCGAGCGCGTTCAGCAGGTCACGGGCGACGCGCTCGGTCGGTACGGGGGTGCCGTCGGGGGCGGTGAGGCGGGCCCGCAGCGCTCCGTCCGGGTACTGGTCGGCGACCTGGCGCAGCAGCTCCTCGGCGAGGGCGGTGCGGCCGGTGCCGGGCCGTCCGGCGACCAGCAGCACCCGGGCGCGCGGCGCCTTGCGCCCCGCCAGGGTGTCGAGCCCGGCCCGTTCGATGTCGGACCTGAGCTCCTTCAACTCGCGTCTGCGCCCGAGGAACTGACCGGACGTCACGTCCTGGCCCCGACGGGTGCGGCGCCGTTTGCGGGACCGCTCGGAGGACTCCCCGACCGCCGTCACGTCGTCCGACTCGACCGCCTGATCCGTCACGGGCCACGCTCCGTCTCACCCATCCCCTCCGGGGGTCGGCAGGGGCGGTTCCGAGCGTAGTTCAGGGGGTGCGGGTGCCCTGGGCGGGCGGCGCGGCGAAGTCACCCGGTCGGATCAGCAGATGGTCGCATTAGCTCTGCCGGGGACCGCCTCGTCGCTGAAGGCACGCGGCGAAGCGGCGGCCTCCAGCGACGCGGGGAACCGCGCGACCAGCCCGCACCGACTCGCGCCCGGCGACGGGACCGCGCCCCCCGAGGCGCTAGGGCCTGTCTTCAAAGTAGCGGCGCGGGATGATGGGTCTTGTGAGTCGCCGCTATGAACTGACCGATGAGGAATGGGAGTTGTTACGCCCGTTCCTACCGGCGGCATCGTTCGGTCGCCCGCGGGCGGACGACCGGACGATGTTGAACGGGATCGTATGGAAGATCCGTGCGGGCGCCGCCTGGCGGGATGTGCCAGCCCGGTACGGGCCGTGGCAGTCGTTGTACACACGTTTCCGCAGGTGGGCCCTGGACGGCACGTTCACCCGCATGCTTGCCGCGGTCCAGGCCGACCGCGACGCGAACGCGGACGTGGACTGGCTGGTGGCCGTCGACTCCACTCTGGTCCGTGCCCATCAACACGCGGCCGGCGCGAAAAGGGGGGCCGGTCGAGG includes:
- a CDS encoding tetratricopeptide repeat protein, coding for MTDQAVESDDVTAVGESSERSRKRRRTRRGQDVTSGQFLGRRRELKELRSDIERAGLDTLAGRKAPRARVLLVAGRPGTGRTALAEELLRQVADQYPDGALRARLTAPDGTPVPTERVARDLLNALELPAPPGESADDLTERLREGLSVRRVVLLLDDAGDAEQVDPLLPETADCLVVAVAEGPLTGIPDVRPCTLGGLDTKSALDLLTRHTGSVRVTCDPRSAESLVELCGAEPAALEIAGGWLAVRPKESVADLAKQLHAQDGEGPALARVFRHAYASLAGPAARILRYLSLAPEGYVDPHTASALAGCSVSAARTTLDDFVELGLVRPVDSELPQYEVPGCLVPLLRGLTETQDRPGEVQLARARMLERTVRLLTSCRAVTEPDGSPGRKKLAGLPSALRFADPEAAAEWLRVRQPALLAAARLAVADGELDTLARRLMAALVRAMVAHRGTEAAAPELYGIHRLVLDVAERRDLPREKAAALLNLADLDAQTGRTQEALARYRAALDAGRAAQDPYATGRAMESVGGAYQELGDWQRAADWFGRALSQRLTRGERADAARLHGRIAAVHTYAGRYGEAMRGWRSAVAGYRKEGDVTAQARALSELARVQEYAGRPEESLHTCQEAVEWARQAKDVRLQAALQLRLADTLERLGDPAAAKLHRGAAERMLGEELTGGPGNPAAAANPSEQASNAYEIRSASAKD
- a CDS encoding nucleotidyltransferase domain-containing protein, coding for MLIADAGLPVTVDLTSVVAAEPDPLLFATVSGAHLYGFPSRDSDVDLRGVHLLPAAALVGLREPRETRSRMWETDGVELDLVTHDLRKFVRLMLRRNGYVLEQLLSPLVVHSTDAHAELTALAPGVLTRHHAHHYRGFAGTQWRLYERTRELKPLLYTFRVLLTGIHLMRSGEVQAHLPTLLGESGDVAPGYLPELIEAKAAAEHGAAEVEHERVAADIERLHTVLDAAQAGSELPEAATAHDALDDLVVRVRLGR
- the scpB gene encoding SMC-Scp complex subunit ScpB, with protein sequence MTVQAEPGSDVAGLDLKPALEAVLMVVDEPATEEHLAKILQRPRRAVADALRALADEYTVQGRGFELRLVAGGWRFYTRPEYAAAVEGFVLDGQVARLTQAALETLAVVAYRQPVSRSRVSAVRGVNCDGVMRTLLQRGLVQEAGAEPETGAILYRTTNYFLERMGLRGLDELPELAPFLPEADAIEADTLEGVPSFDPDAPDAPGSDDADD
- a CDS encoding pseudouridine synthase; the protein is MRSSSGRNSSGNNGGSRGGNSGGRGGSGGGRGNPRGAGNARDDKQRDDKQGGASRPKRPRPEERRYDVGPDATQAGPKTGRGASARGGAKGGPKRGQQSSQTRGRWVPATSREYEARAEERNRERYAGKAKLNLPKTFPGAEQEGERLQKVLARAGYGSRRACEELVEQARVEVNGEIVLEQGMRVDTEKDVIKVDGLTVATQSYQFFVLNKPAGVVSTMEDNEGRQCLGDYTNNRETRLFHVGRLDTETEGVILLTNHGELAHRLTHPKYGVKKVYLAHIVGPIPRDLGKQLKDGIQLEDGYAKADHFRVVEQTGKNYLVEVTLHEGRKHIVRRMLAEAGFPVDKLVRVAFGPITLGDQKSGWLRRLSNTEVGMLMKEVDL
- a CDS encoding ParA family protein, which gives rise to MNESTFTPGGGQPGGQVPAGLQAVGSVAVRTFAAHQSGYQSASQKTPTQTAHQSMDGHHVNAMAGDRSGDTHSHFADYDELSPEGHFYDPDAEYEPDPEYAATLAPDAARQRRERVGPTGRPLPYFPIPGPLTDHGPAKIIAMCNQKGGVGKTTSTINLGAALAEYGRRVLLVDFDPQGALSVGLGVNPMELDLTVYNLLMERGMSADEVLLKTAVPNMDLLPSNIDLSAAEVQLVSEVARESTLQRALKPLMADYDYIVIDCQPSLGLLTVNALTAAHKVIVPLECEFFALRGVALLTETIEKVQERLNPELELDGILATMYDSRTVHSREVLARVVEAFDDHVYHTVIGRTVRFPETTVAGEPITTYASNSVGAAAYRQLAREVLARCHAE
- the ald gene encoding alanine dehydrogenase; amino-acid sequence: MKVGIPREVKNNEFRVAITPAGVHELVRHGHQVFIEQNAGVGSSITDEEYVGAGARILATADEVWATADLLLKVKEPIAEEYHRLRKDQTLFTYLHLAASKECTDALLESGTTAIAYETVETANRQLPLLAPMSEVAGRLAPQVGAYHLMAANGGRGVLPGGVPGVHAGKAVVIGGGVSGWNAAQIAIGMGFHVTLLDRDINKLKEADKIFGTKIQTVISNSFELEKACLDADLVIGAVLIPGAKAPKLVTNELVSRMKPGSVLVDIAIDQGGCFEDSHPTTHAEPTFPVHNSVFYCVANMPGAVPNTSTYALTNATLPYIVELANRGWVEALRRDPALALGLNTHDGKVVYKEVAEAHGLEHLELETLLG
- a CDS encoding NUDIX hydrolase, producing the protein MQGYDKHAYEPFAVTVDLAVFTVRAGALRVLLVERGQEPYAGRWALPGGFVQPDEAAETAARRELAEETGFGDVDGRLHLEQLRTYSEPDRDPRMRVVSVAFAALVPDPPEVSGGSDAARAAWLPYGSTAYGPLAFDHDRILSDAHDRVGGKLEYTCLATAFCPPEFTLGELRQVYEVVWGTELDPANFRRKVLATPGFVEQIPGASRLTGGRGKPAALYRAGGAVSLHPPLLRPAPEPSEGTRP
- a CDS encoding ADP-ribosylglycohydrolase family protein: MTKTAATGALLGLALGDALGFPTEFNDVPSILAKCGPWREMELPGPVAYITDDTQMTLAVARGLRTGMERGSLGPKRFERPLREEFVDWFHSPENNRAPGRTCLVACQRLDSDRPWQDASQIHSKGCGANMRVAPLGLVPGLTEEQRSGAAQLQAALTHGHPTGLAASDLTARAVHLLARGTEPTGLVGQLRSYALESRTLYREHWLGDLWRRSQDPSPEHFIARGWDDCLEVLERLEAALRHINPEVDPCLATGEGWIAEEALATGLLCFLLFVDEPLLALRRAACTSGDSDSIACLAGAFAGARLGADAWPAAWVERVEHRDELLGFGAQWDTAGR
- a CDS encoding segregation and condensation protein A; amino-acid sequence: MPAATKEPEPAPGPADQAPGAEVAPEPDGTAEAVDDGTFTVRLANFEGPFDLLLQLISKHKLDVTEVALSKVTDEFMAHIRAMGPDWDLDQTTEFLVVAATLLDLKAARLLPAAEVEDEADLALLEARDLLFARLLQYRAYKRIADIFSGRLDDESRRYPRTVGLEPHHADLLPDVVISIGAEGFAELAVKAMQPKPKPQVYVDHIHAPLVSVQEQAGIVVARLRELGEASFQDLVADTGDTLTVVARFLALLELYREKAVGLEQETALGELLVRWTGGEDAAEPVVTDEFDRAPEPETEQKESAS